From the genome of Papaver somniferum cultivar HN1 chromosome 2, ASM357369v1, whole genome shotgun sequence, one region includes:
- the LOC113351748 gene encoding uncharacterized protein LOC113351748 → MKVNIKYHTSWRAKNIVLQNLYGSYEEQYKKIPAFCEMMKEKIPGSVASFSYGSTNNTFLSMTLCFKPVIEGFLDGCRKIIGLDAFHLYGKYGGVLMVATGLDGQNGLVPLGIMVCRNETIENWKIFLKDLKAILGENLHFTIISDKQKGISEACDKYFCLDEHRLCFRHLMKNLKKYFKSYSLRTHFWNAAKCYKKRHYQQHMDKLFAGDDKAALYLLDQKPECWSRSHFSNDSKCKHINNNFSESFNNMAKPFRDKPIITLGQMYASLVVGLFFKRRNECE, encoded by the exons ATGAAGGTGAACATTAAGTACCATACATCCTGGAGAGCAAAAAATATTGTGTTGCAGAATCTTTATGGCAGCTATGAGGAGCAGTACAAGAAAATTCCTGCATTCTGTGAAATGATGAAG GAAAAAATACCTGGCAGTGTAGCTAGTTTCTCATATGGAAGCACAAACAACACATTCTTGTCAATGACACTCTGCTTCAAGCCTGTTATAGAAGGATTCTTGGATGGATGTAGGAAAATCATTGGATTGGATGCTTTCCATTTGTATGGGAAGTATGGTGGTGTGTTAATGGTTGCAACAGGTCTAGATGGTCAGAATGGTTTAGTTCCTCTTGGTATAATGGTGTGCAGGAATGAAACCATTGAGAATTGGAAGATATTTCTCAAAGACTTGAAAGCTATACTGGGTGAAAACTTGCATTTCACCATTATATCAGACAAGCAGAAGGGGATTAGTGAAGCTTGTGACAAATACTTTTGCTTGGATGAGCACAGATTATGTTTCAG ACATTTGATGAAGAATTTAAAGAAGTATTTCAAGTCATACAGCTTACGCACTCATTTCTGGAATGCTGCCAAATGTTACAAGAAGAGACACTATCAG CAACACATGGATAAATTGTTTGCTGGGGATGATAAAGCTGCACTGTATCTCCTAGATCAAAAACCTGAATGTTGGTCTAGGTCTcatttctcaaatgatagcaagTGTAAGCACATTAACAATAATTTCTCAGAATCTTTCAACAACATGGCCAAGCCCTTCAGGGATAAGCCTATCATTACACTTGGACAAATGTATGCTAGCCTGGTGGTGGGTCTTTTCTTCAAGAGGAGGAATGAATGTGAATAG